A single genomic interval of Natator depressus isolate rNatDep1 chromosome 14, rNatDep2.hap1, whole genome shotgun sequence harbors:
- the LOC141998788 gene encoding C-type lectin domain family 2 member D-like has translation MSRNRFQPSTCSSVCGLSVAERDYGASSWVAESEEPLQELCVNGNGHLETGGNPDPPCNCKKSPTCGVVVALMVVSSALIAAIIALAVLTSKLSSADLCPPAGPSCPDGWMGSRGKCYYFSETKGSWTDSRSRCSAPGASLAGIDSEQEMAFLLRHKGVRDHWIGLWREQGQPWKWTNGTEFNHLFQIRGGGDCTHLNDEKGVSSSRCYMGRRWICRKPEVYVMGKEIALEGGSK, from the exons ATGTCTAGAAATCGCTTCCAG cccagcacctgcagcagcgTCTGTGGCCTGAGTGTCGCTGAGAGAGActatggggccagcagctgggttgCTGAGAGCGAAGAGCCGCTGCAGGAGTTGTGTGTTAATGGCAatggacacctggagactggagGGAACCCAG ACCCTCCTTGTAACTGCAAGAAAAGTCCAACCTGTGGAGTTGTGGTTGCACTGATGGTTGTATCGTCTGCTTTGATCGCTGCCATCATTGCTCTGGCAG tgctGACCTCTAAGCTTTCATCAGCTGATCTgtgcccccctgctggcccctcATGCCCAGACGGCTGGATGGGATCccgagggaaatgctactatttctcagAGACGAAAGGGAGCTGGACTGACAGCCGGAGCCGCTGCTCTGCACCGggtgcctccctggctgggatcgacagtgagcaggaaatg GCATTCCTGCTGCGCCATAAGGGTGTCCGGGACCACTGGATCGGCCTctggagggagcagggtcagCCCTGGAAATGGACCAACGGCACCGAATTCAACCACCT GTTTCAGATaagaggaggaggtgactgcACGCATCTGAATGACGAGAAAGGGGTCAGCAGCTCACGGTGCTACATGGGAAGACGGTGGATCTGTAGGAAACCTGAGGTGTATGTGATGGGAAAAGAGATTGCACTGGAAGGGGGCTCAAAATGA